CTTCTAAAACCTTTAATTCTCCATTTTCGCCCATGCTTAAAGCCCCTATTATAAACTTAGAGTTATCAGTTTTATTATCTTCTTCACCAAGGAGCAGTCTAGTCTTTATATCTTCAATAGCCAGTGGTAACATAGCCATGATATTGTTATAATTACAACTTGCTTCTTCAAACATATAATTAAGCTTGTCCGCTAAATCTAATTTACTAGGGTCGCCCTCTTCTAGCGCCTCATATTTACTATAAATATACTGTATTTCTTTTCTTGATTGCTTTATATCATCCATTACTTTTTTAGGAGATATCATATCTAATAAGTTTTCAAATTTGAAATCAACATTAGCAATTCCTTGAGCGCTTTTAGCATCAATTAAAGTAAAAAGCATCTTCAAAAAATCATTTGACTGATTTATTGGAATCTCAGTAATATACTCTTTAGAAAGGTTTTCAGGTTTTTTTAGAGTATACATAACTTTCTGATTACTCGCATTGTAAAATGAATATACTACAGGTGAAAATTTATCTAAAAACTCATCAAAACTTTTCACTAAAAAACATTCATTTATTTCTTTTATCTTATCGTCATTTAAACTATTTAAACCTTTGGTGTCACCTATTACAGAAATTATGTCTAATTTCTGTGGATTTATCTCTTCAAATAACATGGTTCGATTAGTTTGTTGTACAACTTCCATATTCTCGCTCCTTTGATTTATCTATTGAATATTTGTATGACTTCTTCATTATTGGCAATTCTATACTTTATTTTTACATATTACATTTCTTTTGTCAAATTTTATATTGTTATTTCCCAAGTAAGTTAATAAAATGTGACCAATTCTTTTCTATATGCTAATAGTTAAAGGCTCTAGCAATTTTGCTAGAGCCTTTAACTATTCTATTTTATTTATTATTTACGATATGCTAATTTTGATTTTGCCATGTTGTTATCCTATGCTTTAGCCTTACTTAGAGCCTCCTGTGTTGCACTAATAATACCTTCACTACTATAAGTAGCACCAGAAACTGTGTCTACTGTTGTTGATTGGGTCGATACTATTTGAGAAATTATCGTGCTTTCTGCTCTTACATAAAAATCAGGAGTGTCTCCATTTGATACTGTTTCGACTTTAGTTATTTTATTGTCTTTTATTGTAACTGACATCTGCGTTGTACCACCATGAAATCCACTACCCGATCCTGTATATGTACCATCTTTATAGGTATTTGCAGTAGTCGCTGTACTATCTGTTGTTGTATTTGTATCAGCAACATCAGTACTGCTATCTGTTGTTGTACTTGTATCAGTAGTAGTTGGTGTAGTTGCAGACGAACCTACTTCCGCTTTCTTTAATGCTTCCTGCGTTGCGCTAATAATACCTTCACTACTATAAGTAGCGCCAGAAACAGTATCAACTGATGTTGATTGATTCGATATTATTTCAGAAGTTATTGTACTTTCTGCTCTTGCATAAAAATCAGGTGTATCACCATTTGATACTGTTTCAACTTTAGTTATTTTATTATCTTTTATTGTTACTGACATCTCAGTTGTAGCGCCATGGAAACCAGTACCTGTTCCTGTATATGTTCCATCTTTATATTTTTGAGAAGTACTACTTGTACTTGTACTAGTAGTACTTGCTGTAGCTAATCCACTATTTGCTAATGCTTGAGCACCTAAATTATTAACAGCATAAAGTCCTACCATAGCAGCTATGGCTACACCGCTTGCAAGTTCTGGGTTTACATTTTCGCCAAGAACATTTATCTTAGTATTACTTCTTGGACACGCTTCAATACATTTAAAACAGTTAATGCAATCTCCACCACATACACTCTGAGCTTTGTAAAGTGATAATCCCATTGAACAATTATTTGTGCACAATCTACACTTTCCACATTTATCAGTAGGCTTTTTAATTTTAAGTATTCCTATTCTTGATAATATATTAAAAACAGCTCCTAAAGGACATAAATATCTACAGAAAAATCTTTCTACAAAGAGAGCACCTAGTGTTATTAAAAGTAAAAGTGCCACTCCAATAGTGTAATCAAATAATACCTGAGGAAAATTTGTTATTTGCGCAAAAGCATCCCAAGGACTAGTTGTATCAAGAACTTTACTTCCCATGGTCCAAACAATAATTACAAGTAATAATAGAACAACATATTTCACGTATTTTAAAACTTTATCTACTTCTTCGTTTACCTTAAAATTAACCTTAAATACTTTTTTTGATAATAAATAAATGAAATCATTATAAGCTCCAAATGCACAAACCCAGCCACAAAAGAATCTGCCAAGGAAAATAGTTACAATTATAACTGTTGTGAACTCAATTAAAGTAGGAAAAGCTGTTATAAAATTGAGATTGCCTTTAATAATCATAGTATAAATACTTTTTAGTTCTGAAAAAGCTAATATAAATAAACCAGGTGACAAAACAAACATAATCAGTTGTATTATATGTCTAAATATTTGTGTTTTCTTTATCTTTTTTACCATTTTATATCCCCTTTTAAATCCTATTTTTATATACAAACTCATGACTCGTTATTGTAAATTTCCCTTTCATGCCTGATGTAACATAGATCTCTTTACTTTTAGTTATTAATATGGCATCTACGCCCTCTATCTCTTCTATTAACTTGATAGCCTTTTGCACACCCATAATATACACACCTGTAGATAGCCCATCACCATCAATAGAGTTATCAGAGATTATCGTAGCACCTACAATATCACTTTCTGATGGATACCCCGTACTTGGATTTATTATATGGTGAAATCTTTTACCTTCTACTTCGAAATATCTTTCATAATTTCCTGAAGTAACTA
This window of the Clostridium estertheticum genome carries:
- a CDS encoding FMN-binding protein gives rise to the protein MVKKIKKTQIFRHIIQLIMFVLSPGLFILAFSELKSIYTMIIKGNLNFITAFPTLIEFTTVIIVTIFLGRFFCGWVCAFGAYNDFIYLLSKKVFKVNFKVNEEVDKVLKYVKYVVLLLLVIIVWTMGSKVLDTTSPWDAFAQITNFPQVLFDYTIGVALLLLITLGALFVERFFCRYLCPLGAVFNILSRIGILKIKKPTDKCGKCRLCTNNCSMGLSLYKAQSVCGGDCINCFKCIEACPRSNTKINVLGENVNPELASGVAIAAMVGLYAVNNLGAQALANSGLATASTTSTSTSSTSQKYKDGTYTGTGTGFHGATTEMSVTIKDNKITKVETVSNGDTPDFYARAESTITSEIISNQSTSVDTVSGATYSSEGIISATQEALKKAEVGSSATTPTTTDTSTTTDSSTDVADTNTTTDSTATTANTYKDGTYTGSGSGFHGGTTQMSVTIKDNKITKVETVSNGDTPDFYVRAESTIISQIVSTQSTTVDTVSGATYSSEGIISATQEALSKAKA